One window of Lawsonibacter asaccharolyticus genomic DNA carries:
- a CDS encoding flagellar hook-basal body protein: MIQAFYSAAVGAQQQMQKMNVQANNIANVNTCGFKAEKPAFQALMYGMVNGIGGDQLPKGSGTRMVSTATDFSQAPVEETGRKQDYAIAGDGFFALFDPSKNEISFTRDGSFAAAGFQEQDEEGEWHEVYYLTDGAGRQVLNSSGYPIQMENFEEEQPVGVFIVQYQDGLQHLDGGRFLATEKSGNVWMGSSAVRQGFLETSNTDLATEIGKVIEAQRSYSYALKMMITADEVETTVNNLANG; the protein is encoded by the coding sequence ATGATTCAGGCATTTTACAGCGCTGCGGTGGGCGCACAGCAGCAGATGCAGAAGATGAACGTGCAGGCAAACAATATCGCCAATGTCAATACCTGCGGGTTCAAGGCAGAAAAGCCAGCCTTTCAGGCGCTGATGTACGGCATGGTCAATGGGATCGGAGGGGATCAGCTTCCGAAGGGGAGCGGGACGCGCATGGTATCCACCGCGACAGACTTCAGTCAGGCACCTGTTGAGGAGACTGGAAGGAAACAGGACTACGCCATTGCGGGAGACGGCTTTTTTGCCCTCTTCGACCCATCCAAAAACGAGATATCGTTCACCCGGGACGGCTCCTTTGCGGCCGCAGGCTTTCAGGAGCAGGATGAGGAGGGAGAATGGCACGAAGTCTACTATCTGACGGACGGTGCGGGGCGCCAGGTCCTGAACTCCAGCGGCTACCCAATCCAGATGGAAAATTTTGAGGAAGAGCAGCCTGTGGGCGTGTTTATCGTGCAATACCAGGATGGACTGCAGCACCTGGACGGAGGGCGCTTCCTGGCAACGGAAAAAAGCGGAAATGTTTGGATGGGCAGTTCAGCAGTCCGGCAGGGATTTTTAGAGACATCCAACACGGATCTGGCCACTGAGATCGGAAAGGTGATCGAGGCACAGCGCTCCTACAGCTATGCGCTGAAAATGATGATCACGGCGGATGAGGTGGAGACGACTGTGAAC
- a CDS encoding flagellar hook-basal body protein, which translates to MTKGFYNLTSGMLSQSRRLDVVSNNMTNLTTPGYKAEQYTDSTFQEVLISRIGNKNKSGAQEIGEESYILAPSQLYINFAQGTPEETGLNLDFAIQGEGFFAIQTENGTEYTRGGSFALDQEGYLSLPAHGRVLGPDGQPLQLTTDDIRADEFGRIYTEDGDAYLGQIGVFAFADNGQLTKNESGLFGAGGQAAEPVQPSIQWRWVESSNVDMIREMSTMMTAERALQSAAQVLKLYDGLLTKAANELARM; encoded by the coding sequence ATGACAAAAGGCTTTTACAATTTGACCTCCGGCATGCTCTCCCAAAGCCGGAGGCTGGATGTGGTCTCCAATAACATGACAAATTTGACCACCCCAGGCTATAAGGCGGAACAGTACACGGACAGCACCTTTCAGGAAGTGCTGATCAGCCGCATAGGCAACAAGAACAAAAGCGGTGCACAGGAAATTGGAGAAGAGAGCTATATCCTGGCACCCAGTCAGCTTTACATAAACTTTGCCCAGGGGACTCCGGAGGAGACGGGGCTCAATCTGGATTTTGCGATCCAGGGAGAGGGTTTTTTTGCCATTCAGACGGAGAACGGCACAGAATATACCCGGGGAGGGAGCTTTGCGCTGGATCAGGAGGGCTATCTCTCCCTTCCGGCCCATGGCAGGGTGCTGGGACCGGACGGACAGCCTCTCCAACTGACAACGGATGATATCCGGGCCGATGAGTTCGGCCGGATCTATACCGAAGATGGAGATGCATACCTGGGACAGATCGGCGTATTCGCCTTTGCGGATAATGGACAGCTGACTAAGAATGAGAGCGGGCTGTTCGGGGCCGGCGGTCAGGCAGCTGAGCCAGTACAGCCGTCCATTCAGTGGCGGTGGGTCGAGAGCTCCAACGTGGATATGATCCGGGAGATGAGTACCATGATGACTGCGGAGCGGGCGCTACAGAGCGCGGCCCAAGTACTCAAACTCTACGACGGCCTGCTGACGAAGGCGGCCAATGAGCTGGCGCGGATGTAA
- a CDS encoding RNA polymerase sigma factor: MEKCREKVETAAQQTELLSEEAVEQMSNQELLFLYRESGDEELKWKLVLRMTGMVRAIAAQVWGIYSSFAQLDDIVEEGILVLLSAVDKFDPSKDVKFETYVSKRLRGMIVDLARHQDWLPRQVRQKSIRLNRAREELSMQMGRTPSSAEMADHLGVTREEYGAMLSETAVSGLLSFEALLDTQGRGARQRISGESGNPPEELCEEQELHETLKQGISSLREKEQLVLSLYYEKELSMKEIAQVLNVSAPRISQIHSRAIEHLRQYMKQYMEAQ, encoded by the coding sequence ATGGAAAAGTGCAGAGAAAAAGTTGAGACTGCCGCCCAGCAGACTGAATTGCTTTCAGAGGAAGCAGTGGAGCAGATGAGCAACCAAGAGCTGCTGTTTCTGTACAGGGAAAGCGGAGATGAGGAACTGAAATGGAAGCTGGTACTCCGCATGACAGGCATGGTGCGGGCCATTGCCGCCCAGGTGTGGGGGATCTACAGCAGCTTTGCCCAGCTGGATGATATTGTGGAAGAGGGGATCCTGGTGCTGCTCAGCGCGGTGGACAAGTTCGACCCCTCAAAGGACGTGAAATTCGAGACCTATGTCTCCAAGCGCCTGCGGGGCATGATCGTGGACCTGGCCAGACACCAGGACTGGCTGCCGCGTCAAGTGCGGCAGAAGTCTATCCGTCTGAACCGGGCCAGAGAGGAGCTGTCCATGCAGATGGGGCGCACGCCCAGCAGCGCGGAAATGGCGGACCATCTGGGCGTGACAAGAGAGGAATATGGGGCTATGCTCTCTGAGACAGCGGTGTCCGGCCTGCTTTCCTTTGAGGCGCTGCTGGATACCCAGGGCAGGGGAGCACGGCAGAGGATCTCGGGGGAAAGCGGGAACCCGCCCGAAGAGCTGTGCGAGGAGCAGGAGCTGCATGAGACGCTCAAGCAGGGGATCTCATCCCTGCGGGAGAAGGAGCAGCTGGTCCTTTCCCTGTATTATGAGAAGGAGCTGAGCATGAAGGAAATTGCACAGGTGCTGAATGTGAGCGCCCCCAGGATATCACAGATCCACAGCCGGGCAATCGAGCATCTGAGGCAGTACATGAAGCAATACATGGAAGCGCAGTAA